A section of the Salvia splendens isolate huo1 unplaced genomic scaffold, SspV2 ctg540, whole genome shotgun sequence genome encodes:
- the LOC121790534 gene encoding cytochrome P450 76A2-like, translating into MEKTLKIVAGFVEKRRRETKLNPSSRKDFLEVLLEYRGNNDDECDQISDHQLHIITMEVFLAGLETPSNTIEWAMVELLRHPAAKEELRRVVGEGNRFEEAQIDDLPYLQAVVKETLRRRRSQPQFHLRKNLDWKIGDSAAKRSRAAAVQSRSGGGRQKRRRKAESAVIERNRLSAITAFISSSD; encoded by the exons ATGGAGAAAACGTTGAAGATCGTCGCCGGATTCGTCGAGAAACGGAGGAGGGAAACGAAATTAAACCCTAGCTCTAGAAAGGATTTTCTCGAAGTGCTTCTAGAATATCGTGGAAACAACGACGACGAGTGCGATCAGATCTCCGATCATCAACTCCACATTATCACCATG GAGGTTTTCCTCGCCGGATTGGAAACGCCGAGCAACACGATCGAGTGGGCGATGGTGGAGCTCCTCCGCCACCCGGCGGCGAAGGAAGAGCTCCGCCGCGTAGTCGGAGAAGGCAACAGATTTGAGGAAGCGCAGATCGACGATCTGCCATACCTGCAGGCGGTGGTGAAGGAGACGCTGCGGCGGAGAAGGAGCCAGCCTCAGTTTCATCTTCGGAAGAATCTGGATTGGAAGATTGGGGATTCGGCGGCGAAACGTAGTCGTGCTGCGGCTGTGCAGAGTAGAAGCGGCGGAGGAAGGCAGAAGCGGCGGAGGAAGGCAGAATCGGCAGTGATTGAGCGGAATCGTCTCAGTGCCATTACTGCTTTCATTTCAAGCTCTGATTAA